In a single window of the Lasioglossum baleicum chromosome 10, iyLasBale1, whole genome shotgun sequence genome:
- the LOC143212599 gene encoding uncharacterized protein LOC143212599 isoform X1, producing the protein MRIITVVIPICFLLLIEAKRVEIRPRVAEPQVYYEEDDSQAAEDDFNPAVYQPRTRALPSPRSKDALHPSKPPPVQTIRNYNKVNDDGSFTFGYEAADGSFKEETRGTDCVVRGKYGYIDPDGNKREFTYVSGNPCDPNAPKDDEDDLSDKQEEEDVNAPANYPSVRPVPRPVRPTYQQPTTRAPPTTIFQTEYQLDDDASQELGEGDYVKPSQLRGGGAYRTPQQQAYVQVTPSTALYEPSPTPNPNLYRLASPTTQYQTTASPVPRNQPTVSSTAYHTLEPTTRRPVTRHPKPQSVAITPRPHVAQVAAQYVSPSSTERAALAYTRPSAVTVSPNLRTTTLASASHLDFAAELERYVNTVGVPASPKHHAQASPQPSKAKAPVAAADPIYQSELVYDPSTGQYNTQLYQTLPQTVGDFTLSHKLQPFVAQPQSYLGLQQLQQLQPQQPQRQSPLYKQPVAQPAQTVPAAAAVNQPQEVLYRKQQAQLLQQSQQLYAQQQRRQQQQQQQQQQPAQAHRLQLLESQTQPQSFYYVAPARSSNGAPLTASQIDHYLRASAAGY; encoded by the coding sequence GTAATCCCGATATGCTTCCTACTGCTGATAGAGGCGAAGCGAGTGGAGATCCGGCCCCGCGTAGCGGAACCGCAGGTCTATTACGAGGAGGATGACAGTCAAGCGGCCGAGGACGACTTCAATCCGGCGGTGTACCAACCGCGTACCCGTGCGCTTCCTTCGCCGCGATCGAAGGACGCCCTGCACCCGTCGAAGCCACCGCCGGTCCAGACCATCCGTAATTACAACAAGGTCAACGACGATGGATCCTTCACATTCGGTTACGAGGCGGCGGACGGTTCGTTCAAGGAGGAAACTCGAGGAACCGATTGCGTGGTGCGCGGTAAATACGGCTACATCGACCCCGACGGCAACAAGAGAGAATTCACGTACGTTTCCGGCAACCCTTGCGACCCTAACGCGCCTAAGGACGACGAGGACGATCTGTCCGACAAGCAAGAGGAAGAGGATGTGAACGCCCCAGCGAACTATCCGTCGGTGAGGCCGGTACCGAGACCGGTCCGACCAACCTATCAGCAACCGACCACCCGTGCACCGCCAACCACGATTTTCCAAACGGAGTATCAACTGGACGACGACGCTAGCCAAGAATTGGGCGAGGGCGACTACGTGAAACCGTCGCAACTGAGAGGAGGCGGCGCCTATCGAACGCCCCAGCAGCAGGCCTACGTTCAAGTGACACCGTCGACGGCTCTGTACGAGCCATCGCCCACGCCCAACCCCAACCTCTACAGACTGGCCTCCCCGACGACACAATACCAGACGACAGCGTCGCCTGTTCCTCGCAACCAGCCTACGGTGTCCTCGACGGCCTATCACACCCTGGAACCAACCACCCGGCGTCCAGTAACGCGTCATCCGAAGCCGCAATCGGTTGCTATCACTCCCCGACCCCATGTCGCCCAGGTAGCCGCCCAGTATGTCTCCCCGAGTAGCACCGAGCGCGCAGCGTTAGCGTACACCCGCCCCTCGGCAGTCACTGTATCGCCCAATCTACGCACCACGACACTAGCTAGCGCATCTCACCTTGACTTTGCCGCCGAGCTCGAGCGTTACGTGAACACCGTCGGCGTGCCCGCCAGTCCCAAGCACCACGCGCAAGCGTCGCCCCAACCATCGAAAGCTAAAGCACCTGTCGCCGCCGCAGATCCCATCTACCAGTCGGAGCTCGTGTACGATCCCTCAACCGGTCAGTACAATACCCAACTATATCAGACACTACCCCAAACCGTGGGCGACTTCACCCTAAGTCACAAACTCCAACCATTCGTAGCCCAGCCCCAGTCCTACCTTGGACTGCAGCAGTTGCAGCAGCTACAGCCCCAGCAGCCCCAGCGTCAGTCTCCGCTTTATAAGCAACCGGTTGCCCAGCCAGCCCAAACCGTtcccgctgctgctgctgtcaACCAGCCGCAGGAAGTCCTGTACAGGAAACAGCAGGCACAGCTACTGCAGCAATCGCAGCAACTGTACGCCCAGCAACAACGCcgccaacagcaacagcaacagcaacaacaacagccgGCACAAGCGCACAGGCTCCAGTTGCTCGAATCCCAGACGCAACCCCAGTCCTTCTACTATGTCGCACCCGCGAGGTCCTCCAACGGTGCACCCCTTACCGCAAGTCAAATCGATCACTACCTTCGAGCCAGCGCCGCTGGTTACTGA
- the LOC143212599 gene encoding uncharacterized protein LOC143212599 isoform X2, giving the protein MRIITVVIPICFLLLIEAKRVEIRPRVAEPQVYYEEDDSQAAEDDFNPAVYQPRTRALPSPRSKDALHPSKPPPVQTIRNYNKVNDDGSFTFGYEAADGSFKEETRGTDCVVRGKYGYIDPDGNKREFTYVSGNPCDPNAPKDDEDDLSDKQEEEDVNAPANYPSVRPVPRPVRPTYQQPTTRAPPTTIFQTEYQLDDDASQELGEGDYVKPSQLRGGGAYRTPQQQAYVQVTPSTALYEPSPTPNPNLYRLASPTTQYQTTASPVPRNQPTVSSTAYHTLEPTTRRPVTRHPKPQSVAITPRPHVAQVAAQYVSPSSTERAALAYTRPSAVTVSPNLRTTTLASASHLDFAAELERYVNTVGVPASPKHHAQASPQPSKAKAPVAAADPIYQSELVYDPSTAQPQSYLGLQQLQQLQPQQPQRQSPLYKQPVAQPAQTVPAAAAVNQPQEVLYRKQQAQLLQQSQQLYAQQQRRQQQQQQQQQQPAQAHRLQLLESQTQPQSFYYVAPARSSNGAPLTASQIDHYLRASAAGY; this is encoded by the exons GTAATCCCGATATGCTTCCTACTGCTGATAGAGGCGAAGCGAGTGGAGATCCGGCCCCGCGTAGCGGAACCGCAGGTCTATTACGAGGAGGATGACAGTCAAGCGGCCGAGGACGACTTCAATCCGGCGGTGTACCAACCGCGTACCCGTGCGCTTCCTTCGCCGCGATCGAAGGACGCCCTGCACCCGTCGAAGCCACCGCCGGTCCAGACCATCCGTAATTACAACAAGGTCAACGACGATGGATCCTTCACATTCGGTTACGAGGCGGCGGACGGTTCGTTCAAGGAGGAAACTCGAGGAACCGATTGCGTGGTGCGCGGTAAATACGGCTACATCGACCCCGACGGCAACAAGAGAGAATTCACGTACGTTTCCGGCAACCCTTGCGACCCTAACGCGCCTAAGGACGACGAGGACGATCTGTCCGACAAGCAAGAGGAAGAGGATGTGAACGCCCCAGCGAACTATCCGTCGGTGAGGCCGGTACCGAGACCGGTCCGACCAACCTATCAGCAACCGACCACCCGTGCACCGCCAACCACGATTTTCCAAACGGAGTATCAACTGGACGACGACGCTAGCCAAGAATTGGGCGAGGGCGACTACGTGAAACCGTCGCAACTGAGAGGAGGCGGCGCCTATCGAACGCCCCAGCAGCAGGCCTACGTTCAAGTGACACCGTCGACGGCTCTGTACGAGCCATCGCCCACGCCCAACCCCAACCTCTACAGACTGGCCTCCCCGACGACACAATACCAGACGACAGCGTCGCCTGTTCCTCGCAACCAGCCTACGGTGTCCTCGACGGCCTATCACACCCTGGAACCAACCACCCGGCGTCCAGTAACGCGTCATCCGAAGCCGCAATCGGTTGCTATCACTCCCCGACCCCATGTCGCCCAGGTAGCCGCCCAGTATGTCTCCCCGAGTAGCACCGAGCGCGCAGCGTTAGCGTACACCCGCCCCTCGGCAGTCACTGTATCGCCCAATCTACGCACCACGACACTAGCTAGCGCATCTCACCTTGACTTTGCCGCCGAGCTCGAGCGTTACGTGAACACCGTCGGCGTGCCCGCCAGTCCCAAGCACCACGCGCAAGCGTCGCCCCAACCATCGAAAGCTAAAGCACCTGTCGCCGCCGCAGATCCCATCTACCAGTCGGAGCTCGTGTACGATCCCTCAACCG CCCAGCCCCAGTCCTACCTTGGACTGCAGCAGTTGCAGCAGCTACAGCCCCAGCAGCCCCAGCGTCAGTCTCCGCTTTATAAGCAACCGGTTGCCCAGCCAGCCCAAACCGTtcccgctgctgctgctgtcaACCAGCCGCAGGAAGTCCTGTACAGGAAACAGCAGGCACAGCTACTGCAGCAATCGCAGCAACTGTACGCCCAGCAACAACGCcgccaacagcaacagcaacagcaacaacaacagccgGCACAAGCGCACAGGCTCCAGTTGCTCGAATCCCAGACGCAACCCCAGTCCTTCTACTATGTCGCACCCGCGAGGTCCTCCAACGGTGCACCCCTTACCGCAAGTCAAATCGATCACTACCTTCGAGCCAGCGCCGCTGGTTACTGA